The following proteins are co-located in the Leptospira selangorensis genome:
- a CDS encoding helix-turn-helix domain-containing protein: protein MNVETFLPSKNLQPYVRQFLIIESEDGMQNKILPGSSLVISFRISGKIAHKEKDQENILPMSGITGLRRIPRLIEYSKNASTLLVIFEEGGAANFIKEPLHNLFELNLSLDNLISSKKISETEEKLFLTKTNLEKISIVEKFLISEWVGSKNDNLILDSIRKIRKSKGNLKIADLLKGMPISRDSYEKRFREIIGTSPKQFSVLVRMRNFIDSYSSQISLTESAQNAGYFDQAHFIRDFKTFTDATPKQFFKLSTPYW from the coding sequence ATGAACGTTGAGACATTTTTACCAAGTAAAAATTTGCAACCGTATGTTCGCCAATTCTTGATCATTGAAAGCGAAGACGGAATGCAGAACAAAATTCTGCCTGGATCTTCTCTGGTCATTTCATTTAGGATCTCCGGGAAAATTGCTCATAAGGAGAAAGACCAAGAGAATATTCTTCCTATGTCCGGGATCACTGGACTTAGACGTATTCCTAGATTGATCGAATATTCTAAAAATGCATCTACTTTATTAGTAATCTTTGAAGAAGGTGGAGCTGCAAATTTTATTAAGGAACCACTTCATAATTTATTCGAATTGAATCTGTCCTTGGACAATTTGATCTCATCCAAAAAAATCTCGGAAACAGAAGAGAAACTTTTCTTAACAAAAACGAATCTTGAAAAAATTTCCATAGTGGAGAAATTCCTGATCTCGGAATGGGTCGGATCTAAAAACGACAATTTAATCTTAGATTCGATACGAAAGATCAGAAAATCCAAAGGAAATCTAAAAATAGCGGATTTACTGAAAGGAATGCCTATTAGTAGGGATTCTTATGAAAAAAGATTTAGAGAAATAATCGGAACAAGCCCCAAACAATTTTCCGTCCTAGTTAGAATGAGAAACTTTATAGATTCGTATTCTTCTCAGATCAGTTTAACGGAATCGGCTCAGAATGCCGGATACTTTGACCAGGCTCATTTTATCAGAGACTTCAAAACTTTCACAGACGCAACGCCGAAACAGTTTTTTAAACTTTCCACACCTTACTGGTAA
- a CDS encoding cation-translocating P-type ATPase — protein MPPAKEIVYKGLSFQEASELLHKFGPNESKLKKTSFWKTTLSILSEPMLSLLLACGFIYALLGDLEEAITLSIAVIAVISLTIFQKNKSEKALESLRKLSPLRAKVIRAGKKIEIDSAFIVPGDLVFLSEGDKVPADGYLIDGLNLHSDESLLTGESIPVLKEETDPNNLGPYSEFQKIYSGTKIVSGEGIFKVLFTGDSTSIGSIGKEMGEISESESPLQKEAKKFTMFFFLGALVVSVFLIYGLGIRNGNWMQSVLAALTFLMAVLPEEIPVVLSIFFSLGAWRISKSGVLTRKLNSIESLGAATVLCVDKTGTLTENQMKVKGLVSSEKNSLFEFKTQDIAEEFHLLLEFSILASKKDPFDPMEKAIRELGINLLYDTEHLHADWTLEKEYPLSPKLLALSYAWNSEESGTFVIGTKGAPEAIFDLCHFSEERTIEWEKITETYSLQGYRAIGVARSKIVNSSLPENQHDLEFEFLGLILLEDPIRESVPSSVSECIQAGIRVIIITGDHAGTAKAVASKIGLEGYQESITGDELEKLTSDELDSKLDTVGIFSRIKPAQKLKIVRAFQKKGEIVAMTGDGVNDALALQAAHIGISMGKRGTDVAREASDLVLLDDNFSSIVKSVFLGRRIYENIQKSVSYILSVHIPIIGMSLLPAFTGDPIFFFPAHILLLELIIDPTCSIVFESLDLEKGDRYSSPRRKNSSLISLSRFILSFSQGAGVLALLLVSYFWLKQEGHNENQIRSFGFIFLVVSNFSLMLTNLTHQGGFISILRSLHSNVFWIFFLAASALILSFQFEFSLRLFGFEKIPSDWIFFSIGLGLISGLIWEIRKIRFFA, from the coding sequence ATGCCCCCCGCCAAGGAGATTGTTTATAAAGGTTTAAGTTTTCAAGAAGCCTCAGAACTTCTCCATAAGTTTGGGCCAAACGAATCCAAACTTAAGAAAACATCTTTTTGGAAGACTACCCTCTCCATTCTTTCAGAGCCAATGCTCTCTTTATTATTGGCCTGCGGATTTATCTATGCGTTATTAGGAGATTTAGAGGAAGCGATCACTCTTTCCATTGCGGTGATCGCAGTTATTTCTCTCACAATCTTTCAAAAGAATAAGTCTGAAAAAGCTTTAGAATCTCTTAGAAAACTTTCTCCCTTAAGAGCAAAGGTGATCCGAGCTGGAAAAAAGATTGAGATAGATTCTGCGTTCATCGTGCCTGGAGATCTAGTTTTTTTATCAGAAGGAGATAAGGTCCCCGCTGATGGATACCTAATAGATGGATTAAATTTGCATTCAGACGAGTCTCTATTAACTGGAGAATCCATCCCTGTTCTGAAAGAAGAGACAGATCCAAACAATTTAGGACCTTATTCAGAATTTCAAAAAATCTATTCCGGAACAAAGATAGTCTCAGGAGAAGGTATTTTCAAAGTACTATTCACCGGGGACTCCACTTCTATTGGGTCGATCGGAAAAGAAATGGGAGAAATTTCGGAGTCCGAAAGTCCTCTCCAAAAAGAAGCCAAAAAATTCACTATGTTCTTCTTTTTAGGAGCCTTAGTCGTTTCCGTTTTTCTAATCTATGGCCTTGGGATACGAAATGGAAATTGGATGCAGTCCGTTTTGGCAGCGCTTACATTCTTAATGGCAGTATTGCCGGAAGAAATACCTGTCGTTCTAAGTATTTTCTTTTCTTTAGGAGCTTGGAGAATTTCAAAAAGTGGAGTTTTAACAAGAAAACTGAACTCCATCGAATCGTTAGGAGCGGCAACAGTATTATGCGTGGATAAAACAGGAACCTTAACTGAAAACCAAATGAAAGTGAAAGGTTTAGTTTCTTCCGAAAAGAATAGTTTATTTGAATTTAAAACTCAGGATATTGCAGAAGAATTCCATTTACTCTTAGAATTCTCTATCCTTGCTTCTAAAAAAGATCCTTTCGATCCAATGGAAAAAGCAATCCGTGAATTAGGCATCAATCTTCTATATGATACGGAACATCTTCATGCAGACTGGACATTAGAAAAAGAGTATCCGCTTTCTCCCAAATTACTCGCGCTCAGTTACGCATGGAATTCAGAAGAATCTGGAACATTTGTAATCGGCACCAAAGGTGCGCCGGAAGCTATTTTTGACTTATGCCATTTTTCAGAAGAAAGAACCATTGAATGGGAAAAGATAACCGAAACCTATTCTTTACAAGGATACAGGGCAATCGGAGTAGCAAGGTCCAAGATCGTAAATTCTTCTCTTCCTGAAAACCAACACGATCTAGAATTTGAATTTTTAGGGCTGATCTTATTAGAAGACCCAATCAGAGAATCTGTGCCTTCTTCCGTTTCGGAATGTATACAAGCAGGGATCAGGGTTATTATCATCACGGGGGACCATGCAGGGACTGCAAAAGCGGTAGCTTCTAAGATTGGATTAGAAGGTTATCAAGAAAGTATAACCGGAGATGAGTTGGAAAAACTCACGAGTGATGAATTGGATTCTAAATTAGATACGGTAGGTATTTTTTCCAGGATCAAACCGGCACAGAAATTAAAGATAGTAAGAGCATTCCAAAAAAAAGGAGAAATAGTCGCAATGACAGGAGATGGAGTGAATGACGCTCTCGCACTGCAAGCGGCTCATATTGGGATCTCCATGGGAAAAAGAGGAACGGATGTAGCAAGAGAAGCATCCGATCTTGTACTACTCGATGATAATTTTTCCTCTATTGTGAAGTCTGTATTTTTAGGAAGAAGGATCTATGAGAATATACAAAAGAGTGTTTCTTATATTTTATCCGTTCATATCCCGATTATAGGAATGTCCTTGCTTCCCGCTTTTACCGGTGATCCTATTTTTTTCTTTCCTGCGCATATCCTACTCTTGGAATTGATTATAGATCCGACCTGCTCCATTGTTTTTGAATCATTGGATTTAGAAAAAGGAGATCGTTATTCCAGTCCAAGGCGAAAAAATTCTAGTCTAATCAGTCTTTCCCGATTTATTTTATCTTTTTCTCAAGGTGCAGGAGTTCTAGCATTATTACTAGTCTCTTATTTCTGGTTAAAACAAGAAGGTCATAACGAAAACCAAATCAGATCCTTTGGCTTTATCTTTCTAGTCGTATCCAATTTTAGTTTAATGCTGACGAATTTGACTCATCAAGGTGGATTTATATCCATTCTTAGATCCTTGCATTCCAATGTTTTCTGGATCTTCTTTTTGGCGGCTTCGGCGCTGATCTTAAGTTTCCAATTCGAATTCAGTCTTAGGTTATTCGGATTCGAAAAAATACCTTCGGATTGGATATTCTTTTCTATTGGATTAGGGTTGATCTCCGGTCTTATTTGGGAAATCAGAAAGATACGTTTTTTTGCTTGA
- a CDS encoding YgaP family membrane protein: MKFINSNFGDRAIRVILGTSLITWAFYIEDLYKLAIFAVGFVILATGIVGWCPIYTLFGWNTRTHSKKS, translated from the coding sequence ATGAAATTTATAAATTCAAATTTTGGGGACAGAGCGATCAGGGTAATACTCGGGACTTCTTTGATTACCTGGGCATTTTATATAGAAGATTTATATAAGCTGGCAATATTTGCGGTCGGCTTCGTGATACTTGCAACTGGGATCGTAGGTTGGTGCCCGATTTATACTTTATTTGGCTGGAATACGCGTACTCATTCTAAAAAATCTTAA
- a CDS encoding ion transporter, which translates to MKIDRYIIKTIFKTSIEYILILSLGILLIYLDEIEFSGLEIKYLILILAGFKSCYFFIKGFRRISEFSGLDLKYYEFLVFIAFNISVIVLSFGFDYLCIYKTDMSSFSGIPQNLGDSSLFFKFLYFSLMIFTNIGIIKIVPESTEAEILVIFEAILSFITIIFILSDFISLKESLTSSSYKKGDDT; encoded by the coding sequence ATGAAAATTGATCGTTATATTATTAAAACTATATTCAAAACATCGATAGAATATATACTCATTCTATCTTTAGGAATACTTCTGATCTATTTGGATGAGATCGAATTTTCAGGCTTGGAGATTAAATATCTTATATTGATTCTTGCAGGTTTTAAATCTTGTTACTTCTTTATAAAAGGTTTCCGAAGGATCTCTGAATTTTCGGGATTAGATTTGAAATACTATGAATTTCTGGTGTTTATAGCATTCAATATCAGCGTAATCGTTTTATCCTTCGGTTTCGATTATCTTTGTATTTATAAAACGGATATGAGTTCTTTTTCAGGAATTCCTCAAAATTTAGGGGATTCTTCTCTATTTTTTAAATTTTTATATTTTAGCTTAATGATCTTCACGAATATTGGGATTATCAAAATTGTCCCGGAAAGTACTGAAGCTGAGATCTTAGTAATTTTCGAAGCGATTTTATCCTTTATTACGATCATCTTCATTCTCTCTGACTTTATAAGTCTAAAAGAATCTTTAACTAGCTCTTCCTATAAGAAGGGGGATGATACTTAA
- the galE gene encoding UDP-glucose 4-epimerase GalE codes for MKKILITGGAGYIGSHMNKYLHKLGVETVVFDNLSNGHEKAVKWGKFFKGDLLNKADLDRVFSEHEFEAVIHFAALAYVGESVTDPQKYYINNVMGTLQLLEAMKNHGINYFIFSSTCATYGAVTEVPILETTPQDPINPYGQSKLMIEKILTDYSHAYDLKFVALRYFNASGSDLDIGEEHDPETHLLPIVIEKALGRRNSLTVNGNDYATPDGTAVRDYIHVMDLAQAHHLGLEYLKKGGVSDFFNLGTGQGFSILEIIKTVEKVSGVQIPYKIGPRREGDPAKLIADNTKAKKILGWDPKFAKIEDIVTSAWEFHKNHSH; via the coding sequence ATGAAAAAAATCCTGATCACCGGTGGAGCCGGATATATCGGCTCCCATATGAATAAATATCTCCATAAATTAGGTGTGGAAACTGTTGTATTCGATAATCTTTCTAACGGTCACGAGAAAGCAGTTAAATGGGGGAAGTTTTTCAAAGGAGATCTATTAAATAAAGCGGATCTGGATCGTGTATTTTCAGAACACGAATTCGAAGCAGTCATTCATTTTGCAGCACTCGCATATGTGGGAGAATCAGTTACGGACCCCCAAAAATATTATATAAATAATGTGATGGGAACTCTCCAACTTTTGGAAGCGATGAAAAATCACGGGATCAACTACTTCATATTCTCTTCTACTTGCGCTACTTATGGTGCCGTTACTGAAGTCCCGATTCTGGAAACGACTCCCCAAGATCCGATCAATCCGTATGGCCAATCCAAACTGATGATCGAAAAAATTTTAACGGACTATTCTCACGCATACGATCTAAAATTTGTAGCACTTCGTTATTTTAATGCTTCCGGTTCCGATCTGGACATAGGGGAAGAACATGATCCTGAAACCCATCTACTTCCTATAGTGATCGAAAAAGCATTAGGAAGAAGAAATTCACTTACAGTAAATGGAAATGATTATGCTACCCCGGACGGTACGGCAGTTAGAGATTATATCCATGTGATGGATCTAGCTCAGGCTCATCATCTCGGATTAGAATATCTGAAAAAAGGTGGAGTTTCGGACTTCTTTAATTTAGGGACAGGACAGGGATTTTCTATTTTAGAAATTATTAAAACTGTGGAGAAGGTCTCCGGAGTTCAAATTCCTTACAAGATCGGCCCTAGAAGAGAAGGGGATCCTGCTAAATTGATCGCAGATAATACTAAAGCCAAAAAGATTTTAGGCTGGGATCCTAAATTTGCAAAGATAGAAGATATAGTAACTAGCGCGTGGGAATTTCACAAAAACCATTCTCATTAA
- a CDS encoding thiol-activated cytolysin family protein, producing MNIVKNWIKPSVAVVLTAGYLASCSPNQSNLSGLLGFLAGSGTSKQIEETGPGALKIAGSGDLYTEPSFGKALSSSSKEAITPFPAGIPVPDSKTGHYACTTTKWGASEIRSLVDRAILNQGSEVIYPGAVLQGKFLEAGGYTPVTIPRAGGKIFLTGLKLSPNAVYSKELPQVSASNIQQGIHDILSTDVVGTAADASFSVEQVYNENHLLFNLGLDARFSDVGLKVSLGIDNLGKKNYILMKFTQKFYDVNFEDPTLSTSVFRDGANFQDPEGQIEANNPPLYVSKVSYGRAVYFLLESEYTALQVKTALEVAWDPGILSAVSPVPPIGGEVSVTHEQILDRTRISYFVRGGNAGLALAPISAADSASPGSMYQAIRNFLANPEAANYSAANPGVPIAYTLNYLKDRSVAKMSYTTVYDQRDCEATYSENPQVFTAKLGKVDDKVRFLMDGQEFFSTNPEADVYTGPEINLNNAMSVGSEHEFTVELYNTNCFGTALDLELKLNGTVLRTRNLSRSISTCGKQLTYKYKLNKITGAWSIIEENETAEM from the coding sequence ATGAATATAGTGAAAAATTGGATCAAACCGTCTGTCGCTGTGGTTTTAACCGCAGGATATTTAGCGAGTTGTTCCCCAAATCAATCCAACTTAAGCGGTTTATTAGGCTTTTTAGCAGGCTCAGGCACTTCTAAACAAATAGAAGAAACAGGTCCTGGAGCTCTTAAAATTGCAGGCTCAGGCGATTTATATACAGAACCTTCGTTTGGTAAGGCTCTTTCCTCCTCCAGCAAAGAAGCGATTACACCTTTTCCTGCGGGTATCCCGGTTCCGGATTCTAAGACCGGTCATTATGCTTGTACCACTACTAAGTGGGGAGCTTCCGAGATAAGAAGTCTTGTTGACAGAGCAATTCTGAACCAAGGCTCCGAGGTAATTTATCCGGGCGCAGTATTACAAGGTAAGTTTTTGGAAGCGGGAGGTTATACTCCAGTTACCATTCCAAGAGCAGGCGGTAAAATTTTCCTAACCGGTTTAAAACTTTCTCCGAATGCGGTTTACTCCAAGGAATTACCTCAGGTAAGCGCATCCAATATCCAACAAGGGATCCACGATATTCTATCCACAGATGTGGTAGGAACTGCAGCGGACGCTTCTTTTAGCGTTGAGCAAGTTTATAACGAAAATCATCTATTATTCAATCTTGGATTGGATGCTCGTTTCTCCGATGTTGGCCTGAAAGTAAGCTTAGGAATCGACAATCTGGGTAAAAAGAACTATATCTTGATGAAGTTCACTCAGAAGTTTTATGACGTAAACTTCGAAGATCCTACACTTTCCACATCGGTTTTCAGAGACGGAGCTAATTTCCAAGATCCTGAAGGACAGATCGAGGCAAATAATCCTCCATTATATGTTTCTAAAGTATCTTACGGAAGAGCGGTTTATTTCCTTTTGGAATCAGAATATACTGCACTCCAAGTTAAAACAGCATTAGAAGTTGCTTGGGATCCTGGAATTCTTTCCGCAGTTTCTCCAGTTCCTCCGATCGGCGGAGAAGTTTCAGTAACTCACGAGCAGATCTTAGACAGGACCAGAATTTCTTACTTCGTAAGAGGTGGAAATGCAGGTCTGGCTCTGGCTCCAATTAGCGCTGCCGACTCGGCTAGTCCAGGAAGTATGTACCAAGCGATCCGAAATTTCTTAGCAAATCCTGAAGCTGCAAATTATTCGGCTGCTAACCCTGGAGTTCCAATCGCTTATACTTTAAATTATCTGAAAGACAGATCTGTTGCTAAGATGAGTTATACTACAGTGTATGACCAAAGAGATTGTGAGGCGACTTATTCTGAAAATCCTCAGGTATTCACTGCAAAACTAGGGAAAGTGGATGATAAAGTCCGTTTCCTAATGGACGGACAAGAGTTCTTCTCAACAAATCCGGAAGCGGATGTTTATACTGGACCTGAGATCAATCTGAACAATGCAATGAGCGTTGGTTCGGAGCATGAATTCACCGTGGAGTTATATAACACGAATTGTTTCGGAACCGCTTTGGATCTAGAACTAAAGTTGAACGGAACAGTATTAAGGACCCGTAATCTAAGCAGAAGTATAAGTACCTGTGGAAAGCAGCTAACTTATAAATACAAATTGAATAAGATTACCGGCGCTTGGTCCATTATAGAAGAGAACGAAACAGCAGAAATGTAA
- the fbp gene encoding class 1 fructose-bisphosphatase, which yields MSAHPTQLMSLSQYLIEEQLKLPQATGDFTALMSHLVYAAKVVSREVRKAGLLENILGATDQTNVQGETVMKLDEYADKIFTHTLTRCGHLCVMGSEEQEDIITIPTGYKIGKYTIAIDPLDGSSNIDANVSIGTIFSVHLRISPQGTPGTKEDLLQKGSKQRAAGYIVYGSSTMLVLCVGKGVSGFTLDPSCGEFILSHPEMKMPESGGIYSINEGNYDYWSDEVKNYIRNIKSIEGGRKPQSLRYIGSLVADFHRNLLKGGIFLYPNDTKSSKYPKGKLRLLYEVAPMALIAEQAGGMAVTVEGKRILDLEPEELHERTTFVVGSKKEVEHFLTFIKK from the coding sequence GTGAGCGCCCACCCTACCCAATTAATGAGTCTTTCCCAATATTTGATCGAGGAACAACTCAAACTTCCCCAAGCAACAGGGGATTTTACTGCACTCATGAGCCATCTCGTATACGCTGCCAAAGTTGTTTCTAGAGAAGTACGAAAAGCGGGTCTTTTAGAAAATATCTTAGGGGCAACGGACCAAACGAATGTCCAGGGCGAAACAGTCATGAAACTGGACGAATACGCGGACAAAATTTTTACTCATACTCTCACCCGTTGCGGACACTTATGTGTGATGGGAAGCGAAGAACAGGAAGATATCATCACAATCCCAACAGGATACAAGATTGGTAAATATACTATCGCTATAGATCCTTTGGATGGTTCTTCCAATATTGATGCTAACGTTTCCATCGGTACTATTTTTTCAGTTCATTTGAGAATTTCTCCTCAAGGAACTCCTGGAACCAAAGAAGATCTTTTGCAAAAAGGATCTAAACAAAGAGCAGCTGGATATATCGTTTACGGATCTTCTACTATGCTTGTTCTTTGTGTTGGAAAAGGAGTCTCGGGTTTTACATTAGATCCTTCTTGCGGAGAATTTATACTTTCACATCCGGAAATGAAAATGCCCGAGTCAGGTGGGATCTATTCCATTAACGAAGGTAACTATGACTATTGGTCGGATGAAGTGAAAAATTATATCCGAAACATTAAGTCAATCGAAGGCGGACGTAAACCTCAATCCTTACGTTATATCGGTTCTCTTGTAGCGGACTTCCACAGAAACCTTTTGAAAGGCGGGATCTTCCTATATCCGAACGATACAAAATCCTCTAAATATCCGAAAGGAAAATTGAGACTTTTATATGAAGTAGCTCCTATGGCTCTGATCGCAGAACAAGCGGGTGGAATGGCAGTTACTGTAGAAGGAAAAAGGATCCTGGACTTAGAACCGGAAGAACTACACGAAAGAACAACCTTCGTTGTAGGTTCCAAAAAAGAAGTGGAACATTTCCTTACCTTTATAAAAAAATAA
- the rpsU gene encoding 30S ribosomal protein S21 — translation MVGIIVKEGESIESALKRFKRDCANAGIMSEIKRREFYEKPSIKKKKALESAKRKLEKKKRLFSRKDRG, via the coding sequence ATGGTAGGAATCATTGTAAAGGAAGGCGAGTCCATCGAATCCGCTCTCAAACGTTTTAAGAGAGATTGCGCTAACGCCGGAATCATGAGCGAGATCAAAAGACGTGAATTCTACGAAAAGCCTAGTATCAAAAAGAAAAAGGCTCTAGAATCCGCAAAACGCAAATTAGAAAAGAAAAAACGTCTCTTCTCCCGTAAAGACCGCGGTTAA
- a CDS encoding GatB/YqeY domain-containing protein, translating into MSLQLKINTDLKEAMKAKQEPLLSTLRLLKADIQYELTKNGAQELSDEQVIVLIKRGYVKRTDAIQMYEKANRNDLAEKEKGEAEVLKSYLPPDVPEDQIIAAVEKFVIELGASGPKDIGKVMGKVMAEFKGANIDGSKVSAIVKSKLS; encoded by the coding sequence ATGTCCCTGCAATTAAAAATTAATACCGACCTGAAAGAGGCCATGAAAGCAAAACAGGAGCCTCTTCTCTCCACCTTACGCCTACTCAAGGCTGATATCCAATACGAGCTTACGAAAAACGGAGCCCAGGAATTGAGCGATGAACAAGTCATCGTATTGATTAAACGTGGGTATGTAAAACGTACTGATGCAATCCAGATGTACGAAAAAGCAAATCGTAATGATCTCGCGGAAAAAGAAAAGGGTGAGGCTGAAGTCTTAAAATCATATCTTCCACCTGATGTGCCTGAAGATCAAATCATCGCCGCTGTAGAAAAATTCGTCATAGAACTCGGAGCTTCCGGACCCAAAGACATAGGAAAGGTTATGGGAAAAGTTATGGCTGAGTTTAAAGGCGCGAACATAGACGGATCAAAGGTTTCTGCGATCGTAAAATCTAAACTTTCCTAA
- the dnaG gene encoding DNA primase, with protein MQFQREFIDRIRREVPIESFISRFVPLQKRGRNMVGLCPFHQEKSPSFNVSVDKQFYHCFGCKASGDLFQFVMSYERVDFQRAKEILSEYSGIPIQEKAKEEVERTELLYKVNKKALLFFQENLRGPQGLAAREYLNSRDLGEEIQKSFQLGYAPGGFNHLAGKVFNTKEEIRAALEVGLIRESEKGKEPYDFFRDRIMFPVFDLSGRVIAFSGRILGPGKESKYVNSPASSIFDKGRTFYHLHQAKESIQKSRTSILVEGYLDVIGLVDKGLENTVACMGTAVTENHIRTMKKFSDKFLLVLDGDSAGRKGALHAAELCLKEGLDCFVILLPEGKDPFDLSKELNRQELHKLLENQIPASSFVVEELLDKADSRALPEKKRRALDNLYQFLKGFNRDSDKEFFLGLGARRLGISMDAVLRDYKGGGAKFANPKSDNNKDKSAKRVSGPNPAEKCEREIIALLVKANHLFRFSEELSGLEFLDSKSAFLWDFIYTRYASEEEVSPASVISSEIPNEFKEFIAPFLISEADMSPEDSVKVFKGLLNQQKLFVIDKRMEELDSGSPMDDPEHFTKLAYYKTEKAKLLEFIRNENSGVR; from the coding sequence TTGCAGTTCCAAAGGGAATTTATCGACCGTATTCGTAGGGAAGTTCCCATCGAAAGTTTTATCAGTCGATTTGTACCCTTACAAAAAAGAGGGAGAAACATGGTGGGCCTATGTCCATTCCACCAAGAAAAATCTCCTTCTTTTAATGTCTCCGTAGATAAACAATTCTATCATTGTTTCGGATGTAAGGCATCGGGAGATCTATTCCAATTCGTAATGAGTTACGAAAGAGTGGATTTCCAAAGAGCTAAAGAAATCCTTTCCGAGTATTCCGGCATTCCAATCCAGGAAAAAGCAAAAGAAGAAGTAGAAAGAACTGAACTTCTTTATAAAGTAAATAAGAAGGCACTTCTATTCTTCCAAGAAAATTTGCGAGGACCGCAAGGTTTGGCAGCAAGGGAATATTTGAATTCTCGAGATCTTGGAGAAGAGATCCAAAAATCATTCCAACTTGGATATGCCCCAGGTGGATTTAATCATTTAGCCGGAAAAGTTTTTAATACAAAAGAAGAGATCAGGGCTGCTTTGGAAGTAGGCCTAATCCGTGAATCCGAAAAAGGTAAAGAACCTTATGATTTTTTCAGGGATCGGATCATGTTCCCTGTTTTCGATCTTTCTGGCAGAGTAATCGCATTTTCAGGAAGAATTTTAGGCCCGGGAAAAGAGTCTAAATATGTGAACAGTCCTGCTTCTTCCATATTTGATAAAGGAAGAACGTTTTATCATCTTCACCAGGCAAAAGAATCCATCCAAAAATCCAGAACCTCAATTTTAGTGGAGGGATATTTGGATGTGATCGGTCTCGTAGATAAGGGCTTAGAAAACACTGTTGCGTGTATGGGAACCGCTGTGACTGAAAATCATATCCGGACCATGAAGAAATTTTCCGACAAATTCCTCCTGGTTTTGGACGGGGATTCTGCAGGTAGAAAAGGTGCGTTGCATGCTGCGGAACTTTGCCTGAAAGAAGGACTGGATTGTTTTGTTATACTATTACCGGAAGGAAAGGATCCTTTCGATCTTTCTAAGGAATTGAACCGCCAAGAATTGCATAAACTTTTGGAAAACCAAATCCCAGCTTCTTCCTTTGTGGTTGAAGAACTTCTGGATAAAGCGGATTCTCGCGCTCTTCCGGAAAAGAAAAGAAGGGCATTGGACAATCTGTATCAATTCCTGAAAGGGTTCAATCGGGACTCAGATAAGGAGTTTTTTCTGGGTCTTGGAGCAAGAAGGCTCGGGATCAGTATGGATGCAGTTTTGCGAGATTATAAGGGTGGAGGAGCCAAGTTTGCCAACCCTAAATCCGATAATAATAAGGATAAATCCGCCAAACGTGTATCAGGCCCGAATCCTGCCGAAAAATGTGAAAGAGAGATCATTGCCTTACTCGTGAAGGCTAATCATTTATTCCGTTTTTCCGAAGAATTATCCGGGTTGGAATTCTTGGACTCTAAAAGTGCGTTTTTATGGGACTTTATATATACGAGATACGCAAGCGAAGAAGAAGTTTCTCCTGCTTCCGTTATTTCATCGGAGATCCCAAACGAATTTAAGGAATTTATAGCTCCTTTTCTGATCTCAGAAGCGGATATGAGTCCCGAGGATTCCGTGAAGGTGTTCAAAGGATTACTAAATCAACAGAAACTTTTCGTGATCGATAAGAGAATGGAAGAGTTGGATTCGGGTTCACCTATGGATGATCCCGAACATTTTACTAAACTGGCATATTATAAGACCGAGAAAGCAAAATTATTGGAATTTATCCGTAATGAAAACTCGGGCGTAAGATAG